A genomic window from Streptococcus sanguinis includes:
- a CDS encoding PTS sorbitol transporter subunit IIA, translating into MKKIFEAKVIQVGPEAQNMIQDANMLILFGEEAPEDLAEYCFKIDNKDLLGSIQKGGKLVVDSEEYLITAVGNVVEKNLTGLGHITISFDASEEGSLPGTLHVAAEKEVVIVQGTTIQIFEAA; encoded by the coding sequence ATGAAGAAAATTTTTGAAGCTAAAGTAATTCAAGTGGGCCCTGAAGCTCAGAATATGATTCAAGACGCTAATATGCTAATTTTATTTGGAGAAGAAGCTCCAGAAGATTTAGCAGAGTATTGTTTTAAAATTGATAACAAAGATCTGCTAGGATCAATACAAAAAGGTGGAAAGCTAGTAGTCGATAGTGAAGAATATTTGATTACAGCTGTAGGAAATGTAGTAGAGAAAAATTTAACTGGACTGGGGCATATCACTATTTCTTTTGATGCTTCAGAAGAAGGCAGTCTTCCTGGAACCCTTCATGTTGCTGCAGAGAAAGAAGTGGTAATTGTACAAGGCACTACCATTCAGATCTTCGAAGCAGCTTAA
- a CDS encoding transcriptional regulator has protein sequence MNSLIIFAIFAMAAYVFQIFLGWQQLKDFNKTYTILRKLGRVAIGRKPGKIKSGTIVMFAVDENGRVLKASKMQGVTILARFQNMENFVGEDIHYFDKYNPLVRQENKLLQEAIEDARKVYLWHEAGIEQETNSSNSFLGLGFYANYLKLSIKQFFTKNKKRSSL, from the coding sequence ATGAATTCGCTAATAATTTTTGCAATATTTGCCATGGCGGCTTATGTTTTCCAAATCTTCCTCGGCTGGCAACAACTAAAAGACTTCAATAAGACCTATACGATACTCAGGAAATTAGGACGCGTAGCTATTGGCAGGAAGCCAGGAAAAATCAAATCTGGTACGATTGTCATGTTTGCAGTTGATGAGAATGGTCGAGTTCTCAAAGCTAGCAAAATGCAGGGAGTCACTATCTTAGCACGCTTTCAAAACATGGAAAATTTTGTTGGAGAAGATATCCATTATTTTGATAAGTATAATCCTCTTGTTAGACAGGAAAATAAGTTATTACAAGAAGCTATAGAAGATGCTAGAAAGGTTTATCTTTGGCATGAGGCTGGTATTGAGCAAGAGACAAATTCTTCTAATTCTTTTCTGGGATTGGGTTTCTATGCTAATTACTTAAAATTATCTATTAAGCAGTTCTTTACAAAAAATAAGAAAAGGAGTTCGTTATGA
- a CDS encoding PRD domain-containing protein, producing the protein MVSQPTYSLVDMRLELDISMQTLQKSIQQLNDVLAPNIQIISKDDQLLLEVYDYTELEKILSGSLKKESDFNSSSKRIAYLLKRLIESTSPLLIDDLAEEVGVSRSTLNKDLKQVKSLAEKYFITISGKPNRGLEILGSELNLRLLYIHQVAPYFEGNTLTGETSYFLETLVQDYKIPKETQDLLRKTISIIVERIHSSRMLDCPIPYYRNDLTSTLMAEQLIYHIEMTYKISLSQFEIDFLCFPFNVRFIDTLSKPSYHSNQLTQVFHQIVQKVKEKMLVHFDEAELFEEIKPHLGSLINRLIFHVQANDIFHGEVQNQYPFAFEMAKIAGEELTSIFGTELEKSEIGYLALYFEMILRKQNSAVKGSRKQIAVVCTTGRGTAAMIIQQLRRVLGNDVDITQYSEEDFNFDLDQEYFAIFTTVPLKYQNSKSPVIQVNHLFDDQWLQEEWQRANDFHQKNLETVSLRFICLNPEKNYQRYLLKMVAELEKFQMIDADFKERILERERKQSTVFGGGIAFPHTINKGYSKTILMFGKLEEPYQKGDELIEFIFLVAIPSEIETKMESELLEVYDDIFRVAGEPSLKEALRGVNTEAEFLSFSESKGVF; encoded by the coding sequence ATGGTCTCGCAGCCGACTTATTCCTTGGTAGATATGCGTTTAGAGTTGGATATTAGTATGCAAACCTTGCAAAAGAGTATCCAACAATTAAATGATGTTTTAGCTCCTAATATACAGATTATCTCAAAGGATGATCAGCTATTATTGGAAGTATATGACTATACAGAGTTGGAAAAAATTTTATCTGGTAGTTTAAAAAAGGAAAGTGACTTTAATTCTTCCAGTAAAAGAATTGCCTATTTGCTAAAACGTTTAATTGAGTCAACCTCCCCTCTTCTTATTGACGATTTGGCAGAGGAAGTAGGCGTTAGTAGAAGTACGCTTAATAAGGATTTGAAACAGGTCAAGTCTTTAGCAGAGAAATACTTCATCACAATTTCAGGAAAGCCTAATCGAGGATTGGAGATTTTGGGCAGCGAGTTGAATTTACGTTTGCTATATATTCATCAAGTGGCTCCTTACTTTGAAGGAAACACTCTAACTGGGGAAACCTCTTATTTTCTGGAGACCTTGGTTCAAGACTATAAAATTCCCAAAGAAACACAGGATCTCCTTCGAAAGACTATTTCTATTATAGTGGAGCGCATTCACTCATCTAGGATGTTGGATTGTCCTATTCCTTACTACAGGAATGATTTAACATCGACACTTATGGCTGAGCAGTTAATCTATCATATTGAGATGACTTATAAAATTTCTCTAAGTCAGTTTGAGATAGACTTCTTATGTTTTCCGTTTAATGTCCGTTTTATCGATACTTTAAGTAAACCTTCTTATCACTCTAATCAGCTTACTCAAGTGTTTCACCAGATTGTGCAGAAAGTCAAAGAAAAAATGCTGGTACACTTTGATGAAGCTGAATTGTTCGAAGAAATCAAACCTCATCTTGGTTCTTTAATTAATAGACTGATCTTCCATGTGCAAGCTAATGATATATTTCATGGCGAGGTTCAAAATCAATATCCGTTTGCTTTTGAAATGGCTAAAATAGCTGGAGAAGAACTGACCTCCATTTTTGGTACCGAATTGGAAAAATCTGAAATCGGTTATCTGGCTTTGTACTTTGAAATGATTTTAAGAAAGCAAAACTCTGCCGTGAAGGGTTCTCGCAAACAGATAGCTGTAGTCTGCACGACTGGCAGAGGAACTGCTGCGATGATTATTCAGCAGCTCAGGCGAGTTCTTGGAAATGATGTGGATATCACACAGTATTCTGAAGAGGATTTTAATTTCGATCTTGATCAGGAATACTTTGCCATTTTCACGACAGTGCCTCTGAAATATCAGAATTCTAAATCCCCAGTAATACAGGTTAATCATCTTTTTGATGATCAATGGCTGCAAGAAGAATGGCAGCGGGCGAATGATTTTCACCAAAAAAATCTAGAAACTGTAAGCTTGCGATTTATTTGTTTGAATCCTGAAAAAAATTATCAGCGTTATTTGTTAAAAATGGTAGCTGAGTTAGAGAAATTTCAGATGATTGATGCAGATTTTAAAGAACGGATTCTTGAAAGAGAGAGGAAGCAATCAACTGTTTTTGGTGGGGGTATTGCCTTTCCCCATACGATTAATAAAGGCTATTCAAAGACAATTTTGATGTTTGGGAAGTTGGAAGAGCCTTATCAAAAAGGTGATGAATTGATTGAATTTATCTTTTTGGTTGCGATTCCTTCTGAAATTGAAACCAAGATGGAAAGTGAATTACTAGAAGTGTACGACGATATTTTTAGAGTCGCAGGTGAGCCTTCTTTGAAAGAAGCATTGAGAGGTGTAAACACGGAAGCAGAGTTTTTATCATTTTCTGAGAGCAAAGGAGTATTTTAA
- the srlA gene encoding PTS glucitol/sorbitol transporter subunit IIC (catalyzes the phosphorylation of incoming sugar substrates along with their translocation across the cell membrane; the IIC domain forms the PTS system translocation channel and contains the specific substrate-binding site), producing MNHITKFAESFMKLFQLGGETFISWMTNIVPLVLMLLIAMNTLIAFLGEEKVNALAKISAKNPISRYMILPFISAFMLGNPMAISMGRFLPEYYKPGFVAAQMQFCHTSNGVFPHINPGELFVWMGIATGIQTLGLSQMDLAIRYMLVGIVMNFISGWVTDFTTAYVAKQQGVTLSKTFD from the coding sequence ATGAATCACATTACAAAATTTGCAGAGAGTTTTATGAAACTCTTCCAATTGGGCGGAGAGACATTTATTAGTTGGATGACAAATATTGTGCCGCTGGTCTTGATGCTATTGATTGCAATGAATACACTTATCGCTTTCTTGGGAGAAGAAAAAGTCAATGCTTTGGCTAAGATTTCCGCAAAGAATCCTATTAGCCGTTATATGATTTTACCTTTTATTTCAGCATTTATGCTGGGAAATCCTATGGCAATCAGTATGGGACGTTTCTTACCAGAATATTATAAACCTGGTTTTGTAGCAGCCCAGATGCAATTCTGTCACACTTCAAATGGTGTATTCCCTCATATCAATCCTGGTGAATTGTTTGTATGGATGGGAATCGCGACGGGGATTCAAACTTTAGGTTTAAGTCAGATGGATTTGGCAATTCGTTACATGCTTGTGGGGATTGTCATGAACTTTATAAGTGGCTGGGTAACTGATTTTACAACTGCTTATGTTGCAAAACAGCAAGGAGTTACCTTGAGTAAAACGTTTGATTGA
- the dapD gene encoding 2,3,4,5-tetrahydropyridine-2,6-dicarboxylate N-acetyltransferase: protein MSATKMNAQEIIKFIADAKKKTPVKVTFNGELHGSIPWSVVKLGNVLFGDWEEIKPLLVNLEENKTYVVEQDARNSAVPLLDKRDINARIEPGAIIRDQVEIGDNAVIMMGAVINIGAEIGAGTMIDMGAILGGRAIVGKNSHIGAGAVLAGVIEPASAEPVRVGDNVLIGANAVVIEGVQIGNGSVVAAGAIVTQDVPENVVVAGVPARVIKTIDEKTQQKTALEDALRTL, encoded by the coding sequence ATGTCTGCTACTAAAATGAACGCTCAAGAAATTATCAAATTTATCGCTGATGCCAAGAAAAAGACTCCGGTCAAGGTGACCTTTAATGGAGAATTACACGGATCGATTCCTTGGTCTGTTGTGAAGTTAGGCAATGTTCTTTTCGGAGATTGGGAAGAAATCAAGCCACTCCTAGTGAACTTAGAGGAAAATAAGACCTATGTAGTAGAGCAGGATGCCCGCAACTCAGCGGTGCCGCTGTTGGACAAGCGCGACATCAATGCCCGTATTGAGCCGGGCGCTATTATCCGTGACCAAGTCGAAATTGGTGATAATGCTGTCATCATGATGGGGGCGGTTATCAATATCGGTGCGGAAATTGGTGCTGGGACCATGATTGATATGGGAGCCATTCTGGGCGGTCGAGCTATTGTCGGCAAAAACAGTCATATCGGTGCTGGTGCGGTTTTGGCAGGAGTCATTGAGCCGGCTAGTGCTGAGCCAGTTCGGGTTGGCGATAATGTGCTGATTGGTGCCAATGCGGTTGTTATTGAAGGAGTACAAATCGGCAATGGTTCCGTTGTTGCGGCTGGTGCGATTGTGACCCAAGATGTTCCAGAAAACGTAGTGGTTGCTGGCGTTCCGGCACGAGTTATCAAGACCATTGACGAGAAGACCCAGCAGAAGACAGCTCTGGAAGATGCCCTGCGTACGCTTTAA
- a CDS encoding N-acetyldiaminopimelate deacetylase has translation MLDYLKIRRDLHQIPEIGLEEYKTHAYLMQAIDGLTAGLDFVEIRTWRTGILVFIKGSSPDKTIGWRTDIDGLPIVEDTGLDFASTHEGRMHACGHDMHMTVALGLLEQAVSAQPTHNLLFLFQPAEENEAGGMLMYEDGAFGDWLPDEFYGLHVRPDLKVGDIATNRGTLFAGTCEVKLTFKGKGGHAAFPHEANDALVAASYFITQVQTIVSRNVDPIEGAVVTFGSLHAGTTNNVIAETAFLHGTIRTLTQEMNLLTQKRLREIAEGIAQSFDLELDLELKQGGYLPVENHPGLADELMDFFQKEEGVQLIDIAPAMTGEDFGYLLSKVKGVMFWLGVDSPYALHHPKMTPDEAALPFAIEKIGKFLDYKINER, from the coding sequence ATGCTTGATTATCTGAAGATTCGCCGCGATTTGCACCAGATACCAGAAATCGGTCTGGAAGAATACAAGACTCATGCCTACCTGATGCAGGCCATTGATGGACTGACGGCAGGTCTAGACTTTGTGGAAATCCGAACTTGGCGGACGGGTATTTTGGTCTTTATCAAGGGAAGTTCACCGGATAAGACGATTGGCTGGCGGACAGATATTGACGGTCTGCCGATTGTCGAGGATACAGGACTGGACTTTGCCAGCACTCATGAAGGCCGGATGCATGCCTGCGGACACGATATGCACATGACGGTTGCCCTAGGCCTGCTGGAGCAAGCTGTGAGCGCTCAACCTACCCACAATCTACTCTTTCTCTTTCAACCTGCAGAGGAAAATGAAGCTGGCGGTATGCTCATGTATGAAGACGGTGCCTTTGGCGACTGGCTGCCAGATGAATTTTACGGTCTCCATGTGCGACCGGACCTCAAGGTCGGCGATATTGCCACTAACAGAGGAACCCTCTTTGCTGGTACCTGTGAAGTCAAGCTGACTTTTAAGGGGAAAGGAGGCCATGCGGCCTTTCCGCATGAAGCCAATGATGCTTTGGTGGCAGCTAGCTACTTTATCACCCAGGTGCAGACCATTGTCAGTCGCAATGTCGATCCTATCGAGGGAGCAGTTGTAACCTTTGGTTCGCTCCATGCTGGCACGACCAACAATGTCATCGCAGAAACGGCCTTTCTGCATGGCACCATTCGGACTCTGACTCAGGAGATGAACCTCTTGACTCAGAAGCGCTTACGGGAAATAGCAGAGGGCATAGCCCAAAGTTTCGATCTGGAATTGGACTTAGAGCTTAAACAAGGCGGCTATCTGCCTGTGGAAAATCATCCTGGCCTGGCAGACGAATTGATGGACTTTTTCCAAAAGGAAGAAGGAGTGCAGCTGATTGATATTGCGCCGGCTATGACAGGCGAGGATTTTGGCTATCTGCTCAGTAAGGTTAAGGGCGTCATGTTCTGGCTGGGAGTGGACAGTCCCTATGCCCTCCATCATCCCAAGATGACACCGGACGAGGCAGCATTGCCCTTTGCTATTGAAAAGATTGGGAAATTCCTAGATTATAAAATCAACGAAAGATAA
- a CDS encoding PTS sorbitol transporter subunit IIB, whose protein sequence is MVYKSIKVVKGNGGFGGPLVITPSEAKHKFIYITGGGEKPDIVDKIADLTGMEAVNGFKTSIPDEEIALAIVDCGGTLRCGIYPKKGIPTINIVATGKSGPLAQYITEDIYVSAVGLDQISAANEDEKAPTVVTEKPTYDTSKKITEQKAETSIVARIGMGAGKVVATFNQAAREAIQTMLNTIIPFMAFVSLLIGVIQGSGVGNWIAKLMVPLAGNIWGLILIGFICSLPFLSPLLGPGAVISQIIGTLIGVEIGKGNIPPQMALPALFAINTQNGCDFIPVALGLSEAKAETVEVGVPSVLYSRFLNGVPRVLVAWIASIGLYQ, encoded by the coding sequence ATGGTATACAAGAGTATAAAAGTTGTTAAAGGAAATGGTGGTTTCGGAGGCCCTTTGGTCATTACTCCTAGTGAAGCTAAGCACAAATTTATCTATATCACTGGCGGAGGAGAAAAACCAGATATTGTAGATAAAATTGCTGATTTGACAGGTATGGAAGCCGTTAATGGCTTCAAAACTTCTATTCCTGATGAAGAGATTGCTTTAGCAATCGTTGATTGTGGCGGTACTCTTCGCTGCGGTATTTATCCTAAGAAAGGGATTCCCACTATCAATATTGTTGCGACAGGGAAAAGCGGTCCTTTAGCTCAGTATATTACTGAGGATATCTATGTATCAGCAGTCGGCCTGGATCAAATTTCAGCGGCTAATGAAGACGAAAAAGCGCCAACAGTCGTTACTGAGAAGCCAACCTATGATACAAGTAAAAAGATTACAGAACAAAAAGCAGAAACCAGTATTGTGGCAAGAATTGGGATGGGAGCTGGTAAAGTTGTTGCAACTTTCAACCAGGCTGCTCGTGAAGCTATTCAAACGATGCTCAATACAATCATTCCTTTCATGGCATTCGTTTCTTTGCTGATTGGGGTCATTCAGGGATCTGGTGTTGGAAATTGGATTGCAAAATTGATGGTTCCTTTAGCTGGGAATATCTGGGGACTCATTTTGATTGGCTTTATTTGTTCTTTGCCATTTTTATCTCCTCTGTTAGGCCCTGGCGCCGTAATCAGCCAGATCATCGGAACCTTGATTGGTGTTGAAATCGGCAAAGGAAATATTCCTCCCCAAATGGCTCTGCCGGCTCTATTTGCCATCAACACTCAAAATGGTTGTGATTTCATTCCTGTAGCACTTGGGTTGTCGGAAGCCAAGGCTGAAACTGTAGAGGTTGGGGTACCCTCTGTTCTCTACTCACGCTTTCTCAACGGAGTGCCACGGGTGTTAGTAGCTTGGATAGCAAGCATCGGTCTTTATCAATAA
- a CDS encoding SDR family oxidoreductase, with the protein MNDWLNIKGKTVLVTGASSGIGKAIVEELLELGVNVANFDLSDNDLRHPNLLFVKVDVTSRSEVEAGVAKIVEKFGNIDAVVNNAGINIPRLLIDAENPKGPYELDDETFEKVTMINQKGLYLVSQTVGRILVKNGKGVIVNMASEAGLEGSEGQSAYAATKAAVYSYTRSWAKELGKHGVRVVGVAPGIMEATGLRTLTYEEALAYTRGKTVEDIRAGYASTSTTPLGRSGKLREVADLVAFYISDRSSYITGVTTNIAGGKTRG; encoded by the coding sequence ATGAATGATTGGTTAAACATAAAAGGCAAAACAGTTCTTGTAACAGGCGCTTCATCTGGTATTGGCAAGGCAATCGTTGAAGAATTGCTGGAATTAGGTGTTAATGTAGCGAATTTTGACCTTAGTGACAATGATTTACGTCATCCGAATCTATTGTTTGTAAAAGTTGATGTAACTTCTCGTTCTGAAGTAGAAGCAGGTGTTGCTAAAATTGTTGAAAAATTTGGCAATATTGATGCTGTGGTTAATAATGCAGGGATTAACATTCCTAGATTATTAATTGATGCTGAAAATCCTAAAGGTCCTTATGAACTAGATGATGAGACATTCGAAAAAGTAACGATGATTAACCAAAAGGGCTTGTATTTGGTTAGTCAGACTGTAGGACGGATTCTAGTGAAAAATGGAAAAGGTGTGATTGTGAATATGGCATCTGAAGCAGGCCTAGAAGGTTCTGAAGGACAAAGCGCTTATGCTGCAACGAAAGCTGCAGTATATAGTTACACTCGTTCATGGGCGAAAGAGCTTGGTAAGCATGGTGTTCGTGTGGTGGGAGTTGCTCCAGGAATTATGGAAGCTACAGGACTTCGAACACTTACTTATGAAGAAGCGCTTGCCTATACACGAGGAAAGACTGTCGAAGATATTAGAGCTGGATATGCTTCAACTTCAACAACACCATTAGGTCGGAGTGGTAAACTACGGGAGGTAGCCGACCTCGTTGCTTTCTACATTTCAGACCGTTCTAGCTATATTACAGGTGTAACTACAAATATTGCCGGAGGTAAGACTCGCGGTTAA
- a CDS encoding glucose-6-phosphate isomerase, with protein sequence MTHIKFDYSKVLDKFVAPHEIDYMQPQVTAADSALRNGTGPGAEMTGWLNLPEEYDKDEFARIQKAAAKIQSDSEVLIVIGIGGSYLGARAAIDFLNNSFVNLQSKEERKAPQILYAGNSISSSYLADLVDYVSDKDFSVNVISKSGTTTEPAIAFRVFKELLVKKYGQEEANKRIYATTDRVKGAVKVEADANGWDTFVVPDSVGGRFTVLTAVGLLPIAAAGADISKLMEGANAARETYASDKLAENEAYQYAVVRNILYRKGYLTEVLANYEPSLQYFSEWWKQLAGESEGKDQKGIYPTSANFSTDLHSLGQFIQEGTRILFETVIRVDKPRKNVLIPELAEDLDGLGYLQGKDVDFVNKKATDGVLLAHTDGGVPNMFVTLPEQDEFTLGYTIYFFELAIALSGYLNGINPFDQPGVEAYKKNMFALLGKPGFEELGAELNARL encoded by the coding sequence ATGACACATATTAAATTTGACTACTCAAAGGTACTAGATAAGTTTGTAGCACCACATGAAATAGATTATATGCAGCCTCAAGTGACTGCAGCGGATTCTGCTCTGCGAAATGGAACAGGTCCTGGGGCAGAAATGACTGGCTGGTTGAACTTACCTGAAGAATACGACAAAGATGAATTTGCTCGTATTCAAAAGGCTGCTGCTAAAATCCAATCTGATAGTGAAGTATTGATCGTAATCGGTATTGGTGGTTCCTATTTAGGTGCTCGTGCAGCTATCGATTTCTTGAATAATTCATTTGTAAACTTGCAAAGCAAGGAAGAACGTAAGGCACCTCAGATCCTCTATGCTGGAAACTCTATCTCTTCAAGCTATTTGGCTGATTTGGTGGACTATGTATCAGACAAAGATTTCTCTGTCAATGTTATTTCTAAGTCAGGAACAACAACAGAACCTGCTATCGCTTTCCGTGTATTCAAAGAGCTCTTGGTTAAAAAATATGGTCAAGAAGAAGCTAATAAACGGATTTATGCAACTACAGACCGGGTCAAAGGAGCAGTTAAGGTTGAAGCGGATGCTAATGGCTGGGACACTTTTGTAGTGCCTGATAGCGTGGGTGGTCGTTTTACAGTACTGACAGCAGTAGGGCTTTTGCCAATCGCAGCAGCGGGTGCTGATATCAGCAAGTTGATGGAAGGAGCAAATGCAGCACGTGAGACTTATGCTTCTGACAAGTTGGCTGAAAATGAAGCTTATCAATATGCAGTTGTACGCAACATCTTATACCGTAAAGGTTATCTAACAGAAGTTCTAGCTAACTACGAACCATCTCTGCAGTACTTTTCAGAGTGGTGGAAGCAGCTGGCAGGTGAATCAGAAGGTAAAGACCAAAAAGGTATCTACCCAACTTCTGCTAACTTTTCAACAGACTTGCACTCTCTTGGACAATTTATTCAAGAAGGTACTCGTATCCTCTTTGAAACAGTTATTCGTGTAGATAAGCCACGCAAAAATGTGCTGATTCCTGAATTAGCAGAAGACTTGGACGGCCTAGGCTATCTGCAAGGAAAAGATGTTGATTTTGTTAATAAGAAAGCAACGGATGGAGTTCTACTAGCACATACAGACGGTGGAGTACCGAATATGTTTGTGACTTTGCCTGAGCAAGATGAGTTTACGTTGGGATATACCATTTACTTCTTTGAATTGGCTATTGCTCTTTCTGGTTACTTGAATGGAATCAATCCGTTTGACCAGCCAGGAGTTGAAGCTTATAAGAAAAACATGTTTGCTCTTCTTGGGAAACCAGGTTTTGAAGAGCTTGGTGCAGAACTGAATGCACGTCTTTGA